The genomic region CCTGCTTACCCACCTTCTCAACCGTTGTTTACTTCTTTCCCCGTGTTTTCAGGTTGCTCCTTAAATGGATTCTGAGGTGGTAATATCCCGAAAATTTCCCCCCAGGATCTTTTAAGTTTTGAGCGAAGCGGTAACTTAAAAGTAGGCGCCCTGATAAAGCACGACCTGCCCACCGGGTAAAACCTGACAAGTCTCTGACTTGTATCATGATAGGGGTGTTTGAAATGAGTTGGTTGCCTCTTTCGCCCCCTTGTTCATTTTGGCTTGATCCAAAACGAACCAAAAGATCAAGAAAACACGAAGATCGCAGGCCCGGTAAACACTTGCACGGTTCCTGCTTACCCACCTTCTCAACCGTTGTTTACTTCTTTCCCCGTGTTTTCAGGTTGCTCCTTATAGAAATTCGGATGCATGGGAATGCCCCGGTGGTTGTAGAGAGCACATCCTTTGAACCATGATTTTTAAGATTGAAAGGATTTAGCGGATGACCAGAACTACTTCAATGTTCCTTGTTCGATGTTGAATGTTCGATGTTCCACACCATTCAACATTTCTAATTCATAATTTCAAATTCCCCTCATCCCTGGGAACAAAGCAAAAATATATTTTCCACAAAAACGCACACAAACCTTTCAGGCTGAGGCATATTTTTCTTACTATCCAATAAACAAACCATCAAGATAAAACAGCTTAACCCATGTCCAAGACTCTCTTCAACATCGACGACGCTTTTCTCTTTGAATCGGAACTGAATGAGGAAGATCGCCTCATCATGGAAACGGCCCGTGATTATGCCCAAAGCAAGCTGGAGCCCCGGGCCCTCAAAGGGAATACCGAAGAATATTTTGATCAGGATATTGCCAAAGAAATGGGGGAGATGGGCTTATTGGGAGTGACCATTCCTGAAGAATACGGCGGATCGGATGCCAGCTATACCGCATACGGTTTAATTGCCCGTGAAGTGGAACGGGTAGATTCGGGCTATCGCTCCTTTATGAGCGTACAGTCGTCGCTGGTGATGTACCCCATTTCCGAATTCGGCACGGAAGAGCAAAAGCAGAAATATTTGCCAAAATTGGCCTCGGGTGAAATGATCGGCTGTTTTGGGCTGACCGAACCGGATCACGGCTCCGACCCCGGCTCCATGGTGACCACTGCCGTAAAAACCGACGGCGGATGGAAGCTGAACGGCGCCAAAATGTGGATCACCAATTCCCCCATTGCCGATCTGGCCGTGGTATGGGCCAAAGCTAAAGAGAATAAAGATGATGAAGGCGTGATTCGCGGGTTTTTGGTGGAAAAAGGAACCAAAGGATTTTCAGCTCCGCACACCAAGTATAAAATGAGTCTGCGAGCCTCCGAGACGGGAGAACTGGTTTTTGATGATGTATTTGTGCCGGATGAAAATGTATTTCCGGATATAAAAGGACTGAAAGGCCCGTTCATGTGTCTGAATTCTGCCCGTTACGGCATCGCCTGGGGAACCGTGGGTGCAGCAGAGTTTTGCTATCACCGGGCCCGTCAATATGTGATGGAGCGTAAACAGTTCGGGAAGCCGCTGGCGGCAAATCAGCTTATTCAAACCAAGCTGGCGAATATGATGACAGACATCACCTCCATGCAGATGCTGGCTTTCCGCCTGGGCAAACTGAAAGACGAAGGACGCGACCATCCTTCCATGACTTCCCTCGCAAAACGACATAATTGCGGCAAAGCACTGGATATCTCCCGGGTTTCCCGCGACATGCATGGCGGCAATGGCATTGTAGGTGACTACCGGGTGATCCATCATGTCATGAACCTGGAGTCTGTAAATACCTACGAGGGTACTTATGATATCCATGGCCTTATTTTGGGACGAGAAATAACCGGTATTCAGGCCTTCACGCCGAAGGGGAATGAGTAAGGATTAAATTCCAAATTCCAAAAAGCCCGGTCATTGTGAGGAGCCCGGGAGGTGGAATGCAGGGTTGGGAAGTCCAACGACGCGGCAATCTCCCTGATACGAATCCGGCAGTGTAACAACGGCTAAAACCCTGTCCCTCTTTGGAGAGGGCATGCGAAATGAACTTGTTCATGCAGCGAGGGAGAGGGAAGCCAGGGGCAGTGGAGCCGGAAGGTGCCAAATTAATATCCAAAGCCCATGGCACCACCGCCCTCCCCGCAAGCAACAGGCGAGCTGTTCTTGCTGTCCCTCCAAAGGGACACAGGGTTCGGTGGTTACTGTCCGGGCGCCACACAGAGTCATCCTGAGGGTACTCCCGAAGGATCTGCACAGGCTGAATCAGGCTTTATTCCCCGTATCTGCGAAGGGTTGTTCAAGTGCCTCCCATTGCAAATGTATGATTTGTAAACCCTTCGCTTGTGTAAAGGAAGGGATCGGAAGTTGTGGCGCGTCCAACACTCTGAACCGGGATTTCAAGGATGAACAGATTCCGCGGATAAATAAAACGTGATGATAAGGTAGTTTCAAAGACCCCAACTTTTACATATTACTGTTAAAGGAAAAATGGACATCTTTGGTATAATCAGTTATACTAAATTATTCGGTAACTAACATTCATTAAAACTACCGTTATGGAACGCATTGTAAATATTGCAAAAAGTCATAAGGAAGCAAGGGATTGGGATATTGAACAAGCGATATCTATGACACCGGAAAAACGACAAGCTATTGCTAAAGAGCTGAAGATTCGTGTTTTTGGGAAAACAGCCAAGGACGTAAAAGAATCCCATCGTTTGCAAATGAAAGATCAGCGTGATTAGATGGATTCCAATTATTTTTCCGGTGATATAAAAGAATTCATCAGGCTTTTAGATAGGTACGATGTTAAATATATGATTGTAGGAGGGGAGGCTGTGATCTATTATGGTTATCCGAGACTTACCGGTGATGTTGATTTTTTCTTTTCCTCTGAAGATAAAAATGTAACCAAATTATTTAAGGCATTATCAGAATTCTGGGATGGGG from Gracilimonas sp. harbors:
- a CDS encoding acyl-CoA dehydrogenase translates to MSKTLFNIDDAFLFESELNEEDRLIMETARDYAQSKLEPRALKGNTEEYFDQDIAKEMGEMGLLGVTIPEEYGGSDASYTAYGLIAREVERVDSGYRSFMSVQSSLVMYPISEFGTEEQKQKYLPKLASGEMIGCFGLTEPDHGSDPGSMVTTAVKTDGGWKLNGAKMWITNSPIADLAVVWAKAKENKDDEGVIRGFLVEKGTKGFSAPHTKYKMSLRASETGELVFDDVFVPDENVFPDIKGLKGPFMCLNSARYGIAWGTVGAAEFCYHRARQYVMERKQFGKPLAANQLIQTKLANMMTDITSMQMLAFRLGKLKDEGRDHPSMTSLAKRHNCGKALDISRVSRDMHGGNGIVGDYRVIHHVMNLESVNTYEGTYDIHGLILGREITGIQAFTPKGNE